The following coding sequences lie in one Capsicum annuum cultivar UCD-10X-F1 chromosome 5, UCD10Xv1.1, whole genome shotgun sequence genomic window:
- the LOC124898553 gene encoding uncharacterized protein LOC124898553 gives MDIPKMSSLVEKKRSRYRSKEECETRIAYRKSIRFTKHRSKQDLAMIKRYRCGNFGHIAPNCKLQKLKSLGLTNDVHDQVYGLLYTSGSESDYSAEFESENDIELPDLSDSDNANYCSDCQGDNCICDDAFYNLQS, from the coding sequence ATGGATATTCCAAAAATGAGCAGCCTTGTAGAAAAAAAGAGATCTAGATATAGGTCCAAAGAAGAATGTGAAACTAGAATAGCCTATAGGAAATCTATTAGATTTACCAAACATAGGTCTAAGCAAGATCTTGCTATGATTAAGCGTTACAGATGTGGTAACTTTGGGCATATTGCTCCAAATTGTAAGCTtcaaaagcttaaatctttagGTCTTACTAATGATGTGCATGATCAagtttatggtttattatatacCTCAGGTTCAGAATCTGATTATAGTGCTGAATTTGAATCAGAAAATGATATTGAGTTGCCTGATTTATCTGATAGTGATAATGCTAATTATTGTTCTGATTGCCAAGGTGATAACTGCATTTGTGATGAtgcattttataatttgcaaTCCTAA